The Octadecabacter arcticus 238 genome contains a region encoding:
- a CDS encoding AAA family ATPase: MYLSKLTISGFRQFGQGDAAAELTFQPGVTALIGTNDSGKKAIIDAVFTGQVSAVQKKLHFAYDFCRQFSLCFQPQSLIVRNLQHLGVVAWTPAH; encoded by the coding sequence ATGTATTTGTCAAAACTAACCATCAGCGGATTCCGACAATTTGGACAAGGCGACGCAGCTGCTGAATTGACCTTTCAACCGGGGGTGACAGCGCTGATCGGCACGAACGATAGTGGCAAAAAAGCGATCATTGATGCTGTGTTCACCGGACAAGTATCGGCGGTGCAAAAAAAGCTACATTTCGCATATGATTTTTGCCGCCAGTTTTCACTTTGTTTTCAGCCGCAATCATTGATCGTGCGGAATTTACAACATTTGGGCGTTGTTGCATGGACCCCAGCCCACTGA
- a CDS encoding Fic family protein — translation MTPRHEPQASLRGHLTFALKYEGLDLAILKRLFEAVGDEPIIAWVSDEPNGSYARRVWFLYEWLIQTQIGLEDAAGGRYAQVLDDRLQYGSTDSNSSRHRIKNNLPGTPDFCPLVFRTPELEAFCAMDLARRAQQIVDEVPRDLLARTAAFLLLKDSRSSYAIEGERPPQDRIQRWGRAIGEAGRQALDQNELLRLQQIVIGDDRFIKLGFRQEGGFVGSHDRESQMPLPDHISAKHEDLDNLIAGMVAFDRTSGQTLDPVIASAVLAFGFVYIHPFEDGNGRLHRYIFHHVLAERGFNPPGVVFPISSAILERIDDYRAVLESYSARLLPFIEWTPTDKFNVEVANETGDFYRFFDATPHAAFLYSCVQKTIEVDLPYETEFLRRHDQFRAAIDDRFDMPTRTVDLLFRFLQQNNGQLSARARGKEFAALTDHEVERVENIYSNFNAS, via the coding sequence ATGACACCGCGCCATGAACCCCAAGCTTCACTACGTGGTCATCTGACATTCGCTCTAAAATATGAAGGGCTCGATCTCGCTATCCTCAAACGTTTGTTTGAAGCTGTTGGCGATGAGCCGATCATCGCATGGGTCAGTGATGAACCCAATGGTAGTTATGCGAGGAGGGTTTGGTTTCTCTATGAATGGCTCATCCAAACGCAGATCGGTCTGGAGGACGCAGCAGGCGGACGCTACGCGCAAGTGCTGGACGACCGACTTCAATATGGTTCGACCGATTCAAACTCGTCACGGCATCGGATAAAGAACAATCTGCCCGGGACGCCAGACTTCTGTCCTCTGGTGTTTCGCACGCCGGAGCTTGAAGCTTTCTGCGCGATGGACCTTGCGCGTAGAGCCCAACAGATCGTCGACGAAGTGCCCCGCGATCTTTTGGCGCGTACAGCCGCATTTTTGCTACTGAAGGACTCTCGATCCAGTTACGCCATTGAAGGCGAACGCCCCCCCCAAGATCGTATTCAACGTTGGGGCCGCGCCATTGGCGAGGCAGGCCGACAGGCCCTTGATCAAAACGAACTGCTCCGTCTCCAACAGATTGTCATTGGGGATGACCGTTTCATAAAATTGGGCTTCCGACAGGAAGGCGGCTTTGTCGGATCGCATGATCGCGAAAGCCAGATGCCTCTTCCGGACCACATAAGCGCCAAGCATGAAGATCTGGACAACTTGATTGCCGGCATGGTCGCGTTTGATCGCACGAGTGGACAAACTCTAGATCCAGTGATTGCCTCTGCTGTGCTCGCGTTTGGCTTTGTCTACATTCATCCGTTTGAGGACGGGAACGGGCGTCTGCACCGATACATCTTCCACCATGTTTTGGCCGAGCGGGGATTCAATCCGCCAGGTGTCGTATTCCCGATCTCGTCAGCAATCCTTGAACGGATAGATGACTATCGTGCTGTCCTCGAAAGCTATTCAGCACGGCTTCTGCCGTTCATCGAATGGACGCCAACTGACAAATTCAATGTCGAAGTCGCAAATGAGACGGGCGATTTTTACCGCTTCTTTGATGCAACGCCACATGCTGCGTTTCTCTACAGCTGCGTCCAAAAAACGATCGAAGTTGACCTCCCCTATGAAACAGAATTCCTCCGTCGCCACGACCAGTTCCGCGCAGCCATAGACGACAGGTTCGACATGCCCACGCGCACCGTCGATCTTTTGTTCCGTTTCTTGCAACAGAATAACGGCCAGCTCTCTGCCAGAGCACGTGGCAAGGAATTTGCAGCCCTTACTGATCACGAAGTCGAACGGGTCGAGAACATTTATAGCAATTTCAATGCTTCCTGA
- a CDS encoding ATP-binding protein, which yields MSDTEDYLPRHLIPELEDAIASARVVNLIGPRQVGKTTLVRDLFGNGRFITLDDAAVLAAIEADPEGQLTSLMENLHHAPLIIDEAQRSKKLALAIKRVVDTDRRKGQFVLTGSSNVFATTDVADSLAGRMRTLKLWPLTAAEVKRAPVSRLMDWAMQKNPRLGQVADPEPVSRSDYIDLILEGGFPETRTLPLRSRQRQYRDYIDAVVERDVADITPVRKPDALRILIDQMAVRSAQEINASELAKLTKLTKLQRVTVEQYLDILIRLSMLTKLGAWTSGEGKRKIKNPKYHFADSGIACALRGFTEDTFTIDNNPQALGGLLESFVLNEIQRAVPMQDADYRLYHWRSADQREIDILVDGGSHLVCVEVKASASVSGDDFKHLKWFSKDGPGRSRTCTGIVFYLGQEKLTFGDRNFALPVSALWSDIDA from the coding sequence ATGAGTGATACAGAAGACTATCTGCCAAGACATCTCATTCCAGAGCTGGAAGACGCGATCGCATCAGCGCGTGTGGTTAACCTCATCGGCCCGAGGCAGGTTGGCAAGACGACACTTGTCAGAGACTTGTTTGGCAATGGCCGTTTTATCACTTTGGATGACGCTGCGGTCTTGGCCGCCATTGAAGCGGACCCAGAAGGGCAGCTCACCAGTCTGATGGAAAACCTGCACCACGCACCGCTTATCATCGATGAGGCTCAGCGGTCTAAAAAGCTGGCTCTGGCAATTAAGAGGGTAGTCGATACCGATCGGCGCAAGGGGCAATTTGTACTTACCGGATCCTCCAATGTATTTGCGACCACTGACGTCGCTGACTCGCTTGCGGGCAGGATGCGCACACTTAAGCTCTGGCCCCTGACAGCTGCCGAAGTCAAAAGAGCACCTGTCAGCCGGCTAATGGATTGGGCGATGCAAAAAAACCCGAGGCTAGGACAAGTGGCCGATCCAGAGCCAGTCAGTCGAAGTGACTACATTGATCTCATTCTGGAGGGTGGTTTTCCGGAAACCAGAACGCTGCCGCTCAGATCCCGTCAGCGGCAGTATCGGGACTATATCGATGCGGTGGTTGAGCGTGATGTGGCAGATATCACGCCGGTTCGAAAGCCAGATGCCTTGCGCATCCTGATAGACCAGATGGCGGTGCGGTCGGCTCAAGAGATCAATGCGTCCGAACTTGCCAAGCTGACCAAGCTGACCAAGCTGCAACGCGTTACGGTTGAACAATATCTGGACATCTTGATACGGTTATCGATGCTCACTAAGCTGGGCGCTTGGACCTCGGGTGAGGGCAAGCGGAAAATCAAGAACCCAAAATATCACTTCGCAGATTCAGGCATAGCCTGTGCCTTGCGTGGTTTCACTGAAGATACCTTCACCATCGACAATAATCCGCAAGCCCTCGGCGGTCTGCTTGAGAGCTTTGTTCTGAACGAGATCCAGCGTGCCGTCCCAATGCAGGATGCTGACTACCGGCTCTATCACTGGCGCAGTGCAGACCAGCGGGAGATTGACATCCTGGTCGACGGAGGCAGCCATCTGGTCTGTGTCGAGGTCAAAGCTTCTGCATCGGTCAGCGGTGATGACTTCAAACATCTCAAATGGTTCTCAAAAGACGGACCCGGTCGCAGCAGGACGTGTACAGGGATCGTATTTTATTTGGGTCAGGAAAAACTCACCTTTGGTGATAGAAATTTTGCTCTTCCGGTGAGCGCTCTTTGGAGCGACATCGATGCTTAG
- the scpB gene encoding SMC-Scp complex subunit ScpB, producing MAKETPPLDTDLEDLPPELRWREWMGRIEAVIFASATPVPRADLARVVGQGVSVDLLIEDIQAELANRSFEIACVADAWLMRTRVQFADAVRAAADVGDQLTDLNEFEVAVLASIAYHQPLTRDGLKDIFGKDISRDLIGRLRAQELITTGPRSPRAGAPYTYVTTTHFLVVFGMGSLRDLPDREELEDAGLASWHTKVPVVCNW from the coding sequence ATGGCAAAGGAAACGCCCCCGCTCGACACTGATTTGGAAGATTTGCCGCCAGAATTGCGCTGGCGGGAATGGATGGGACGCATTGAGGCGGTGATTTTCGCAAGCGCAACCCCGGTGCCGCGGGCGGATCTGGCGAGGGTTGTGGGACAGGGGGTGTCGGTCGATTTGTTGATCGAGGATATCCAGGCGGAGTTGGCGAACCGCTCCTTTGAAATTGCCTGTGTCGCTGACGCTTGGTTGATGCGGACGCGGGTGCAATTTGCCGATGCCGTCAGGGCGGCGGCGGATGTGGGTGACCAACTGACGGATTTGAATGAATTCGAAGTCGCTGTGCTCGCTTCGATTGCCTATCATCAACCGCTGACCCGTGACGGGCTGAAGGATATTTTCGGCAAAGACATCAGCCGCGATCTGATTGGACGATTGCGGGCGCAAGAGTTGATCACCACGGGTCCGCGTAGTCCGAGGGCAGGAGCGCCGTATACTTATGTGACGACGACACATTTCCTTGTGGTGTTTGGGATGGGCAGCCTGCGTGATTTGCCCGATCGCGAAGAACTTGAGGATGCTGGTTTGGCGAGTTGGCACACGAAAGTCCCTGTAGTGTGCAATTGGTGA
- a CDS encoding DUF1403 family protein → MFADLTLARAVGWGRPVPLLATHLARRDILVIADGEDDVLPRVHLAILAACDGVIRKAADLDRRAAKVQMIAPKLRAKGSDEALALFLSHDAVSSSGMLSPTIKGTSVTMTDRAARRLCDRLVELGVVRELTGRATFRLYGV, encoded by the coding sequence ATGTTTGCGGATCTTACGCTGGCCCGCGCGGTTGGGTGGGGCCGGCCCGTGCCGTTATTGGCGACCCATTTGGCCCGTAGGGATATCCTTGTGATCGCGGACGGGGAGGACGATGTGTTGCCTCGTGTTCATCTCGCCATTCTTGCGGCCTGCGATGGAGTGATCCGCAAAGCGGCGGATTTGGATCGACGCGCCGCCAAGGTGCAGATGATTGCGCCAAAACTGCGGGCCAAAGGGTCGGACGAAGCGCTAGCCTTGTTTCTGAGCCATGATGCGGTGTCGTCGTCGGGGATGTTAAGCCCGACAATCAAAGGCACGTCGGTTACGATGACCGACCGCGCGGCGCGGCGGTTGTGTGATCGGCTGGTGGAACTGGGCGTTGTGCGTGAGCTCACCGGGCGCGCCACGTTCCGGTTGTACGGGGTGTGA
- the tnpA gene encoding IS200/IS605 family transposase yields the protein MIYSTGSHTKFYHRFHVVWTTKYRYKVMRGEMRERIREIIIQTCQELGVHIEKGVLSTDHVHMFISVPPQIALSKVMMRIKGRSSYKIQREFPELRKRYWGQRFWARGFFSTTSGNVTDAVILQYLELHSKREPTGVSR from the coding sequence ATGATCTATTCCACAGGAAGCCATACCAAATTTTATCACCGGTTTCACGTCGTCTGGACAACAAAATACCGATACAAAGTTATGCGCGGTGAGATGCGTGAGCGTATCCGTGAAATCATTATCCAAACATGCCAAGAACTTGGCGTGCATATTGAGAAGGGCGTATTGTCGACCGATCACGTCCACATGTTCATATCGGTCCCGCCTCAGATAGCATTGTCAAAGGTGATGATGCGGATCAAGGGACGCTCGTCTTATAAGATACAGCGCGAGTTTCCCGAACTGCGCAAACGGTACTGGGGCCAGCGGTTTTGGGCTCGCGGATTTTTCTCAACAACCAGCGGCAATGTCACTGACGCTGTCATACTTCAGTATCTTGAATTACATTCAAAAAGGGAACCTACCGGCGTCAGCCGGTAG
- a CDS encoding bile acid:sodium symporter family protein, protein MVGPLEQAILALMIFVIMLGMGASLTPRDFILALKRPYGLMIGIVSQYGFMPFIGFLLALTLPVSDPVKIGILIMSCMPGGTTSNIFTYFSKGNLALSVLMTVTSTIFGVVLIPIVLVIYAGALDVDIPRENIIATLVLLLVPVAIGMVLRKLNANVGAVTEFMGSMLAIFFIAFLIVSWIPRNFAFLMETGWATYAASIALGIIGITVGYLFAKALKLHPRNARTVGLETGIQNGPLAIAIIAFTFSGVEQQSVNAVPVLYFPQTGLKPPASSRSALA, encoded by the coding sequence ATGGTCGGACCACTGGAACAGGCAATCCTCGCGCTGATGATCTTTGTGATCATGCTGGGCATGGGCGCGTCGCTCACGCCACGCGATTTCATACTGGCGCTCAAGCGGCCTTACGGGCTGATGATCGGGATTGTGTCGCAATACGGGTTCATGCCGTTCATCGGGTTTCTACTGGCGCTCACCCTACCGGTGTCAGATCCGGTCAAGATCGGCATTTTGATCATGTCGTGTATGCCCGGCGGCACGACGTCCAACATTTTCACATATTTTTCAAAGGGGAATCTCGCGCTGTCGGTGCTGATGACCGTGACCTCGACCATATTTGGCGTGGTGCTGATCCCTATCGTGCTGGTGATCTATGCTGGCGCGCTCGACGTGGATATCCCGCGTGAAAACATCATCGCGACGCTCGTTTTGCTGTTGGTGCCTGTCGCCATCGGCATGGTGCTGCGCAAGCTTAATGCCAATGTGGGGGCGGTGACGGAATTCATGGGTTCGATGCTTGCGATTTTCTTTATCGCGTTTCTGATCGTATCGTGGATTCCGCGCAATTTTGCTTTCCTGATGGAAACAGGTTGGGCGACTTATGCAGCCTCTATTGCGCTTGGGATAATTGGCATCACCGTCGGTTATCTGTTCGCCAAGGCCCTGAAACTTCATCCGCGCAACGCCCGCACCGTGGGTCTTGAAACAGGCATTCAGAACGGGCCTCTGGCCATCGCAATCATCGCGTTCACTTTTTCAGGGGTCGAACAGCAGTCGGTCAACGCGGTCCCTGTGCTTTACTTTCCACAAACGGGATTAAAGCCACCGGCTTCCAGCCGGTCCGCTTTAGCGTAA
- the tnpA gene encoding IS200/IS605 family transposase produces the protein MIYSTGSHTKFYHRFHVVWTTKYRYKVMRGEMRERIRETIIQTCQELGVHIETGVLSTDHVHMFISVPPQIALSKVMMRIKGRLSYKIQREFPELRKRYWGQRFWARGFFSTTSGNVTDAVILQYLELHSKREPTGASR, from the coding sequence ATGATCTATTCCACAGGAAGCCATACCAAATTTTATCACCGATTTCACGTCGTCTGGACAACAAAATACCGATACAAAGTTATGCGCGGTGAAATGCGTGAGCGTATCCGTGAAACCATTATCCAAACATGCCAAGAACTTGGCGTGCATATTGAGACGGGCGTATTGTCGACCGATCACGTCCACATGTTCATATCGGTCCCGCCTCAGATAGCTTTGTCAAAGGTGATGATGCGGATCAAGGGACGCTTGTCTTATAAGATACAGCGCGAGTTTCCCGAACTGCGCAAACGGTACTGGGGCCAGCGGTTTTGGGCTCGCGGATTTTTCTCAACAACCAGCGGCAATGTCACTGACGCTGTCATACTTCAGTATCTTGAATTACATTCAAAAAGGGAACCTACCGGCGCCAGCCGGTAG
- a CDS encoding AMP-binding protein yields MSQPIHPWTAYYGPSMRAEIEAAQFRTIGDMVSAASHLYSGKTAFTACLPNGMNGSLTFKQVDEMSDGLAVYLRETAGLKQGDRVAIQMPNGLSFPVAAFAVLKAGCVVVNVNPLYTAEEMAHQFADAEPQALIVVDIFADKLTQALKGHPIPNIIVTQVAEFFPAMPRGIVRLVQKHWDRTLAPITLPHIRLPDAIEAGHQQSARKSIAVEGYSSVLSPDDIACLQYTGGTTGVPKGAMLTHGNLMMNMEQTMEMISDGVEKGREVALTALPLYHIFAFTVNLLGFYFPQTGLKPPASSRSASA; encoded by the coding sequence ATGAGCCAGCCAATTCATCCGTGGACCGCGTATTACGGTCCGTCTATGCGCGCCGAGATTGAGGCCGCACAGTTCCGAACCATCGGCGACATGGTGAGCGCTGCGTCGCACCTCTATAGTGGTAAGACAGCGTTTACGGCCTGCCTGCCGAACGGAATGAATGGCTCGCTTACCTTCAAACAGGTTGACGAGATGTCAGATGGCCTCGCCGTCTATCTGCGCGAAACGGCGGGTCTCAAGCAGGGTGACAGGGTTGCGATCCAAATGCCCAACGGTCTGTCCTTTCCGGTGGCGGCCTTTGCGGTCTTGAAGGCGGGCTGCGTCGTCGTAAACGTCAATCCGCTCTATACGGCCGAGGAAATGGCACACCAGTTTGCGGATGCCGAACCCCAGGCCCTGATTGTGGTGGACATTTTTGCCGACAAGCTGACCCAAGCCCTCAAGGGTCATCCCATTCCCAATATCATCGTCACCCAAGTGGCCGAGTTTTTCCCCGCCATGCCGCGCGGTATCGTGCGGCTGGTGCAAAAACACTGGGACCGCACGTTGGCCCCGATCACCTTGCCCCATATCCGTCTGCCCGATGCGATTGAGGCAGGACACCAGCAAAGCGCCCGCAAAAGCATCGCTGTCGAAGGGTATTCCAGCGTACTGTCGCCCGACGATATCGCCTGCCTGCAATATACCGGCGGCACCACGGGCGTGCCCAAAGGCGCAATGCTGACCCACGGCAACCTGATGATGAACATGGAACAGACCATGGAGATGATCAGCGACGGCGTGGAAAAGGGACGCGAGGTCGCGCTGACCGCTCTGCCACTTTATCATATCTTCGCATTTACGGTGAACCTGCTCGGATTTTACTTTCCACAAACGGGATTAAAGCCACCGGCTTCCAGCCGGTCCGCTTCAGCGTAA
- a CDS encoding extensin family protein, with protein MLARAAQVSVMSPLGTSEKCHIHNRIALSAVRSARMNRVETSCATALRLAMWEHHAVQPAAREVLGRQAVIFRQIGSYNCRPIAQHVSPAIVGAPIPRLTRLT; from the coding sequence GTGTTGGCGCGAGCAGCACAAGTGTCCGTCATGAGCCCGCTGGGGACGTCGGAAAAATGTCATATCCACAACCGGATCGCGCTGTCGGCAGTAAGGTCGGCCCGCATGAACCGCGTTGAAACTTCCTGCGCGACAGCGCTTCGGCTGGCGATGTGGGAACACCACGCTGTCCAGCCCGCTGCGCGTGAAGTCCTAGGGAGGCAAGCCGTGATTTTTCGTCAGATTGGCAGTTACAATTGCCGTCCTATTGCACAGCACGTGTCGCCAGCAATCGTTGGCGCACCCATTCCAAGGCTGACTCGATTGACATAA
- the ahcY gene encoding adenosylhomocysteinase produces the protein MAKDYIVKDITLAAFGRKELDIAETEMPGLMACRTEFGTTKPLKGARIVGSLHMTIQTAVLIETLVELGADVRWASCNIFSTQDHAAAAIAEGGTPVFAIKGQSLEEHWDYLDKSFAFPDGANMILDDGGDATLYILYGARMEAGEDLLPVPQSEEEVAIKAQILKRIAETPGWFAKTKADIQGVSEETTTGVHRLYDLHKKGELPFPAINVNDSVTKSKFDNKYGCKESLVDGIRRATDTMMAGKVAVVMGYGDVGKGSAASLSGAGARVIVTEVDPICALQAAMDGFQVTTLDDVVETADIFVTTTGNKDVIRIEHMRRMKDMAIVGNIGHFDNEIQVAALKNHKWTNIKEQVDMIEMPNGHRLILLSEGRLLNLGNATGHPSFVMSASFTNQVLAQIELWTKGDEYQPGVYILPKHLDEKVARLHLDRIGVKLSKLDAEQAAYIGVSPDGPFKPEHYRY, from the coding sequence ATGGCCAAGGATTACATAGTTAAAGACATTACACTTGCAGCATTTGGCCGCAAAGAACTCGACATTGCTGAAACCGAAATGCCGGGCCTGATGGCGTGTCGTACCGAATTTGGCACAACCAAGCCGCTAAAAGGCGCGCGGATTGTTGGATCGCTGCATATGACGATCCAGACAGCGGTGTTGATTGAGACCTTGGTAGAACTTGGCGCAGATGTGCGCTGGGCATCTTGCAACATCTTTTCCACGCAAGACCACGCGGCAGCAGCGATTGCTGAAGGCGGAACGCCTGTGTTTGCGATCAAGGGCCAGTCACTGGAAGAGCATTGGGATTACCTCGACAAATCGTTCGCATTCCCGGATGGCGCGAACATGATCCTCGACGATGGCGGCGACGCTACGTTGTACATTTTGTACGGCGCGCGCATGGAAGCTGGCGAAGATCTGCTGCCTGTGCCGCAGTCCGAAGAGGAAGTCGCAATCAAGGCGCAGATCCTAAAACGTATCGCAGAGACACCCGGTTGGTTCGCCAAGACCAAAGCCGACATTCAGGGCGTGTCCGAGGAAACAACGACAGGTGTTCACCGCCTGTATGATCTGCACAAGAAGGGTGAGCTGCCGTTTCCTGCGATCAACGTGAACGATTCTGTGACCAAGTCGAAGTTCGACAATAAGTATGGCTGCAAGGAATCGCTGGTCGACGGTATTCGACGTGCAACAGATACGATGATGGCCGGTAAGGTTGCCGTCGTGATGGGTTACGGCGATGTCGGCAAAGGGTCTGCTGCATCCCTGTCTGGTGCTGGTGCACGCGTGATCGTCACCGAAGTCGACCCGATCTGTGCACTTCAGGCGGCGATGGACGGATTTCAGGTCACGACGTTGGATGATGTCGTTGAAACAGCTGATATTTTCGTCACCACGACGGGCAACAAAGACGTGATCCGTATCGAACATATGCGCCGCATGAAAGACATGGCGATCGTCGGTAACATCGGTCACTTCGACAACGAAATTCAGGTTGCAGCGCTGAAGAACCACAAGTGGACCAACATCAAAGAACAGGTCGACATGATCGAGATGCCGAATGGCCATCGCCTGATTCTGTTGTCCGAGGGACGTTTGTTGAACCTTGGCAATGCGACGGGCCACCCGTCGTTTGTGATGTCCGCTTCGTTCACCAATCAAGTTCTCGCGCAGATCGAATTGTGGACCAAGGGTGACGAATACCAGCCCGGCGTTTACATCCTGCCCAAACATTTGGACGAGAAAGTTGCGCGTCTGCATCTTGATCGCATTGGCGTGAAGCTGTCCAAACTTGATGCGGAACAAGCGGCTTATATCGGCGTGTCCCCAGACGGTCCGTTCAAGCCCGAGCACTACCGCTACTAA
- a CDS encoding HD domain-containing protein — protein sequence MKQPRAWQRMLSGRRLDLLDPTPMDIEIEDIAHGLAFVARWNGQTVGDFAYSVAEHSLLVEDIFARMNPKAPIKWRLAALLHDAPEYVIGDMISPVKAAVGPGYETLDDRLMAAIHIRFGLPAQVPVAVKKQIKKADKISAWLEAVQIAGFTVAEADKFFGKPDPDIAETAQIRLRAPIEVRHDFTRRHAELLNQL from the coding sequence ATGAAACAACCCCGTGCGTGGCAGCGAATGTTGTCGGGTCGCAGATTAGATCTGCTGGACCCAACCCCGATGGATATTGAGATCGAAGATATTGCGCACGGGCTTGCCTTTGTTGCGCGTTGGAACGGGCAGACTGTAGGTGATTTCGCGTATTCTGTCGCCGAACACTCGCTACTGGTGGAAGATATATTTGCGCGAATGAATCCCAAAGCACCGATTAAATGGCGGCTCGCCGCGCTGCTGCACGACGCGCCGGAATACGTGATTGGTGATATGATCAGCCCCGTTAAGGCCGCCGTTGGACCCGGGTATGAAACACTTGATGACCGTTTGATGGCCGCGATTCACATTCGGTTCGGGCTGCCCGCTCAGGTACCGGTTGCGGTCAAGAAACAGATCAAGAAAGCCGATAAGATCAGCGCTTGGCTTGAGGCCGTTCAGATCGCAGGCTTTACCGTCGCCGAGGCTGACAAATTCTTTGGAAAGCCAGACCCTGACATTGCTGAAACCGCGCAAATTCGTCTGCGTGCGCCGATAGAAGTGCGTCACGATTTTACCCGTCGCCATGCCGAACTATTGAACCAGTTATGA
- a CDS encoding LysR substrate-binding domain-containing protein encodes MNWHDIPSLAALRAFESAARHRSFSSAARDLNVTHAAIGQHVRALEDHFSQSLMQRQGRGMSVTAEGRKLADALSDAFGLIGVASNDLLDQSKTRPIRVALTPSLATNWLMPRIGAFWDMYPDIELELLPAGKLVDLRRDNVDVALRYGKGGWTGAKVTKLMAAGHVAVAAPNYLKDRTVDCLSDLKGTRWLMGRSQTEERFWLAANNIDLELENVTVFQTDQLSREAARAGLGISVIPAPIAEPHIAAGTFIALCYEENSAAAYHILTRPEVVSPQRDVFVRWLKAEAAI; translated from the coding sequence ATGAACTGGCATGACATCCCGTCCCTCGCTGCCCTTCGCGCGTTTGAATCTGCAGCACGGCACCGCAGTTTTTCATCTGCGGCGCGTGACCTCAATGTGACCCACGCTGCCATCGGACAGCACGTGCGCGCGCTTGAAGATCATTTCAGTCAATCGCTTATGCAGCGACAGGGGCGCGGCATGTCCGTCACGGCCGAGGGCCGCAAACTCGCTGATGCCCTGTCTGACGCCTTCGGTCTCATCGGGGTCGCGTCTAATGATCTGCTTGATCAGTCCAAAACCCGTCCTATCCGCGTTGCTCTTACGCCATCTTTGGCGACCAATTGGCTGATGCCGCGTATTGGCGCATTCTGGGACATGTACCCCGATATCGAGCTCGAACTGCTCCCCGCTGGAAAGCTTGTCGATTTGCGGCGTGACAATGTCGATGTCGCCCTGCGGTACGGAAAAGGCGGATGGACCGGCGCGAAAGTGACCAAACTGATGGCAGCCGGACACGTCGCAGTGGCAGCGCCAAACTACCTGAAAGACCGCACGGTTGATTGCCTTAGTGATCTGAAGGGCACGCGATGGTTGATGGGCCGATCACAAACCGAAGAACGGTTTTGGTTGGCTGCCAATAACATTGACCTTGAGCTGGAAAACGTCACCGTTTTTCAAACTGATCAATTGTCCCGCGAAGCTGCGCGCGCAGGCCTGGGCATCAGTGTCATACCTGCGCCGATTGCAGAACCACATATCGCCGCGGGAACCTTCATCGCCCTGTGTTATGAAGAAAACAGCGCCGCAGCCTATCACATTCTTACCCGCCCAGAAGTCGTGTCGCCACAACGCGATGTCTTTGTTCGGTGGCTGAAAGCTGAGGCCGCCATCTAG
- a CDS encoding ActR/PrrA/RegA family redox response regulator transcription factor has translation MDLQPIGDDTSLLLVDDDEPFLRRLAKAMEKRGFSVETADSVAAGKAIATARPPAYAVVDLRLGDGTGLDVVETLRERRPESRIVVLTGYGAIATAVAAVKIGATDYLSKPADAADVMNALLTPEGALPPAPENPMSADRVRWEHIQRVYELCDRNVSETARRLNMHRRTLQRILAKRSPR, from the coding sequence ATGGATCTGCAACCAATCGGCGACGACACATCCTTGCTATTGGTCGATGACGACGAACCGTTTTTACGTCGACTCGCCAAAGCCATGGAAAAACGCGGTTTTTCAGTAGAGACAGCGGATAGCGTGGCTGCTGGCAAAGCGATCGCGACGGCACGCCCGCCTGCATACGCTGTGGTTGACCTGCGACTTGGTGACGGAACTGGCCTTGATGTGGTTGAAACCCTGCGCGAGCGCCGCCCTGAAAGCCGGATCGTTGTCTTGACAGGCTACGGCGCGATTGCAACGGCCGTGGCTGCGGTGAAGATTGGTGCCACGGATTATCTGTCAAAACCTGCTGACGCGGCTGACGTGATGAACGCGCTTTTGACGCCCGAAGGCGCGCTTCCACCGGCGCCTGAAAACCCGATGAGTGCGGATCGTGTTCGTTGGGAACACATCCAACGCGTCTACGAGTTATGCGACCGCAATGTGTCTGAAACAGCCCGTCGTTTGAATATGCACCGTCGCACGTTGCAAAGAATTTTGGCGAAACGTAGTCCGCGTTAA